A genomic segment from Kyrpidia tusciae DSM 2912 encodes:
- a CDS encoding PIN/TRAM domain-containing protein: protein MIKRIVQLFFIVIGLVLGYALIPVLFETVGISRPPFDNPYFGAVLGGSIFAIVTGWLVGYMMSLIRWVEDRFQRMPLPDMIAGIVGLIVGLIVAYLLTPTMVRIPIVGSVVQIFMSVLFGYLGFRVSYAKREELKPFLPGKIGSKEKKTGTRPGEHKILDTSVIIDGRIADIVGTGFLDGVLVIPSFVLEELQHIADSSDVLKRNRGRRGLDILNRIQKETSVKVQIVETDFEDVQEVDSKLVRLAKKMQGKVVTNDFNLNKVCELQGVPVLNINDLANAVKPVVLPGEEIVVQVIKDGKEYGQGVGYLDDGTMIVVEGGRDYIGTHVDVLVTSVLQTSAGRMIFAKPKLLEKAL from the coding sequence ATGATCAAGCGCATCGTCCAACTGTTTTTTATCGTCATCGGCCTTGTGCTCGGGTATGCGTTGATCCCAGTGCTCTTTGAAACAGTGGGAATCAGCCGACCTCCTTTCGACAACCCATACTTTGGAGCGGTTCTTGGGGGCAGCATATTTGCGATCGTAACCGGGTGGCTCGTGGGGTACATGATGAGCTTGATCCGCTGGGTGGAGGACCGATTTCAGAGGATGCCGTTGCCCGACATGATTGCCGGCATCGTGGGATTGATCGTCGGTTTAATCGTGGCCTATCTTTTGACGCCGACAATGGTCCGGATTCCGATCGTCGGATCGGTGGTTCAGATATTCATGAGTGTTTTGTTTGGATACTTGGGATTTCGTGTGAGCTACGCCAAGCGCGAAGAGCTGAAACCTTTTCTGCCGGGAAAGATCGGCAGCAAGGAGAAGAAAACCGGAACGCGCCCGGGAGAACATAAGATTCTCGATACCAGTGTGATCATTGACGGACGAATCGCGGATATCGTGGGCACGGGATTTTTGGATGGGGTTCTGGTGATTCCCTCTTTCGTCCTGGAGGAACTCCAGCATATTGCCGACTCTTCGGATGTGTTGAAGCGCAACCGCGGGCGCCGAGGGTTAGACATTCTGAACCGGATTCAAAAAGAAACCAGCGTCAAAGTTCAGATTGTCGAAACCGATTTTGAGGACGTTCAGGAAGTGGACAGTAAACTCGTCCGCCTGGCGAAAAAGATGCAGGGTAAGGTTGTGACCAACGATTTTAACCTGAACAAGGTCTGTGAATTGCAGGGCGTTCCGGTGTTGAACATCAACGATTTGGCCAACGCCGTCAAACCTGTCGTTCTGCCTGGCGAGGAGATTGTCGTTCAGGTGATCAAGGATGGCAAGGAGTACGGTCAGGGAGTTGGGTATCTGGACGACGGCACGATGATTGTCGTCGAAGGAGGCCGGGACTACATCGGAACCCATGTGGATGTGCTGGTGACCAGTGTTCTCCAAACGTCTGCGGGCCGCATGATTTTCGCGAAACCGAAGTTGTTGGAAAAGGCACTTTGA
- the ispD gene encoding 2-C-methyl-D-erythritol 4-phosphate cytidylyltransferase, whose translation MNVTAIIVAAGRGRRMGASEKKQFLLLGQKPIFLHAVERIAHVPAIRNIVVVTAAEDIVRTHHLIERARIPVPTRITAGGPERQESVYQGILAAGESSHLLVHDGARPLVQQDDVRRLLAALHDHPAAILAAPVKDTVKWVENGRVERTMPREKMWLSQTPQAFAGDLLRQAHERARAEHWSATDDASLVEKLGIPVHIVTGSPFNFKITTPEDLTLAEALLERGI comes from the coding sequence ATGAATGTCACCGCCATCATCGTTGCGGCAGGCCGAGGCCGCCGTATGGGCGCCTCAGAGAAGAAACAGTTTTTGCTTCTAGGGCAGAAACCGATTTTCCTCCACGCCGTCGAACGGATCGCCCATGTTCCCGCCATCCGGAACATCGTCGTGGTCACTGCCGCCGAGGACATTGTCCGCACCCACCATCTTATAGAACGGGCCCGGATTCCAGTGCCAACGCGGATCACCGCCGGGGGCCCGGAACGCCAGGAGTCCGTCTACCAGGGCATCCTCGCAGCCGGAGAAAGTTCCCATCTCCTCGTTCACGACGGAGCTCGTCCCCTGGTCCAACAGGACGACGTCCGCAGGCTTCTCGCCGCGCTTCACGATCATCCAGCCGCTATCCTTGCGGCCCCGGTCAAAGACACCGTGAAGTGGGTGGAAAACGGCCGGGTCGAGCGAACCATGCCGAGGGAAAAAATGTGGCTATCCCAAACCCCGCAAGCTTTTGCCGGTGATCTCCTCCGGCAAGCCCACGAGCGCGCTCGGGCCGAACATTGGTCGGCAACGGACGACGCATCCCTGGTCGAAAAGCTTGGCATCCCCGTCCACATTGTAACGGGTTCCCCTTTTAACTTCAAAATCACGACCCCTGAGGACCTCACACTGGCTGAAGCTCTCTTGGAGAGAGGCATATGA
- the ispF gene encoding 2-C-methyl-D-erythritol 2,4-cyclodiphosphate synthase, translating to MVRIGIGVDVHPFQNVPGHLRLGGIAIPFEKTLAGHSDADVVLHAVIDAVLGALAEGDIGGHFPDNDATYRGADSGDLCRRVWGIARERGYRLGNVDVVILAERPRIAPHVPAMRGRLAELLEADISQVSIKATTTEKMGFIGREEGLGAQAVVLLLPR from the coding sequence GTGGTGAGGATTGGCATCGGGGTGGATGTCCACCCATTTCAGAACGTACCTGGCCATCTGCGGCTGGGTGGGATCGCGATTCCTTTCGAGAAAACCCTGGCGGGCCATTCGGATGCAGACGTGGTGTTGCACGCGGTGATCGACGCGGTTTTGGGGGCCCTTGCCGAAGGGGATATCGGAGGCCATTTCCCGGACAATGATGCGACCTATCGGGGGGCGGACAGCGGGGATCTCTGTCGCCGGGTATGGGGAATCGCCCGGGAGCGCGGCTACCGATTGGGGAACGTCGACGTGGTGATTCTCGCTGAGCGTCCCCGGATCGCACCCCATGTCCCGGCGATGCGGGGGAGACTGGCGGAGTTGCTCGAGGCTGACATTAGCCAGGTCAGCATTAAGGCAACGACCACCGAAAAAATGGGATTCATTGGCCGGGAGGAAGGACTGGGCGCGCAAGCGGTGGTTCTGTTGCTCCCAAGGTGA